A section of the Jaculus jaculus isolate mJacJac1 chromosome 6, mJacJac1.mat.Y.cur, whole genome shotgun sequence genome encodes:
- the Cnot2 gene encoding CCR4-NOT transcription complex subunit 2 isoform X3, with product MSGFGMNRNQAFGMNNSLSSNIFNGTDGSENVTGLDLSDFPALADRNRREGSGNPTPLINPLAGRAPYVGMVTKPANEQSQDFSIHNEDFPALPGSSYKDPTSTNDDSKSNLNTSGKTTSSSDGPKFPGDKSSTTQNNNQQKKGIQVLPDGRVTNIPQGMVTDQFGMIGLLTFIRAAETDPGMVHLALGSDLTTLGLNLNSPENLYPKFASPWASSPCRPQDIDFHVPSEYLTNIHIRDKLAAIKLGRYGEDLLFYLYYMNGGDVLQLLAAVELFNRDWRYHKEERVWITRAPGMEPTMKTNTYERGTYYFFDCLNWRKVAKEFHLEYDKLEERPHLPSTFNYNPAQQAF from the exons ATGTCTGGATTTGGAATGAACAGGAATCAGGCATTTGGAATGAATAACTCCTTATCAAGTAACATTTTTAATGGAACAG atggCAGTGAAAATGTGACAGGATTGGACCTTTCTGATTTTCCAGCATTAGCAGACCGAAACAGAAGGGAAGGAAGTGGTAACCCAACACCATTAATAAATCCCTTGGCTGGAAGAGCTCCTTATG ttGGAATGGTAACAAAACCAGCAAATGAGCAATCCCAGGACTTTTCAATACACAATGAAGATTTTCCAGCATTACCTggttccagttataaagatccaACGTCAACTAATGACGACAGTAAATCT AATTTGAATACATCTGGCAAGACAACTTCAAGTTCAGATGGACCCAAATTCCCTGGAGACAAAAGTTCaacaacacaaaataataatcaGCAAAAAAAGGGGATCCAGGTGTTACCTGATG GTCGAGTTACTAACATTCCTCAAGGTATGGTGACGGACCAATTTGGAATGATTGGCCTGTTAACATTCATCAGAGCAGCGGAGACAGATCCAGGAATGGTACATCTTGCTTTAGGAAGTGACTTAACAACATTAGGCCTCAATCTGAACTCTCCAGA AAATCTCTACCCCAAATTTGCATCACCCTGGGCATCTTCACCTTGTCGACCTCAAGACATAG ACTTCCATGTTCCATCTGAATACTTAACGAACATTCACATTAGGGATAAG CTGGCTGCAATAAAACTTGGGCGATATGGAGAAGaccttctcttctatctctattaCATGAATGGAGGAGATGTATTACAACTTTTAGCTGCAGTAGAGCT ttttAACCGTGATTGGAGATATCATAAAGAAGAACGAGTATGGATTACCAGGGCACCAGGCATGGAACCAACAATGAAAACCAATACATATGAGAGGGGAACATATTACTTCTTTGACTGTCTTAACTGGAGGAAAGTAGCTAAG